The Persephonella sp. genome includes a window with the following:
- the argJ gene encoding bifunctional glutamate N-acetyltransferase/amino-acid acetyltransferase ArgJ: protein MNIKMGIAKAGIKPSGDYDILVLKFRPSVYSLVLTQNSLAAAPVVYDRMVSQMTDRISAIVVNSGNANAATGEEGFQNAQMMAELVEECLELGDNQALVFSTGVIGVQLPMEKVEKGIKKACQNLTDLDLEKAAKAISTTDSFPKYYSYEGSIDGKTFRILGIAKGAGMIHPNMATMLSYIFTDVKIEKSLLDKITKVVTDRSFNSIDVDGCESTNDSFLVVATGETDLEINEKNKTEFAKSLLHVATELAKMIVKDGEGATKLIQINVHNGSTKEEAKKVGEAIALSNLFKTAMFGNDPNWGRILSAVGQLHLDIDFSRVKLYIGDFLIYSGQPVDYDREKAVQYLKNNKEITIDLYLERGDSDWTYYTCDLTYRYVEINAEYTT, encoded by the coding sequence ATGAACATTAAGATGGGTATTGCAAAAGCAGGTATAAAACCTTCAGGAGATTACGACATACTCGTTTTAAAGTTCAGACCTTCTGTTTACAGCCTTGTCCTTACACAGAACAGCCTTGCAGCTGCACCTGTTGTTTACGACAGAATGGTGTCCCAGATGACTGACAGGATCTCTGCCATCGTTGTTAACAGCGGAAATGCAAATGCTGCAACAGGTGAGGAAGGATTTCAAAATGCACAGATGATGGCTGAATTGGTTGAAGAGTGTTTAGAACTTGGAGATAATCAGGCTCTTGTTTTTTCAACAGGTGTTATAGGTGTTCAGCTTCCTATGGAAAAGGTGGAAAAAGGAATAAAAAAAGCCTGTCAAAACCTTACTGATCTTGATCTTGAAAAGGCAGCAAAAGCTATATCAACCACAGACTCTTTCCCTAAGTATTACTCCTATGAAGGAAGTATTGACGGCAAAACATTCAGGATACTAGGAATAGCAAAAGGTGCAGGTATGATCCACCCTAACATGGCGACAATGCTTTCCTACATTTTTACAGATGTGAAGATTGAAAAAAGCCTTTTAGACAAAATTACAAAGGTTGTAACAGATAGAAGTTTTAACTCTATAGATGTTGACGGTTGTGAAAGCACCAATGACAGCTTTCTGGTAGTTGCCACAGGAGAAACAGATCTTGAGATAAATGAAAAAAACAAAACAGAGTTTGCAAAATCCCTTCTCCATGTTGCAACTGAGCTTGCAAAAATGATAGTAAAAGATGGAGAAGGGGCTACCAAGCTTATACAGATAAATGTTCATAACGGATCAACAAAAGAAGAGGCAAAAAAGGTGGGGGAAGCGATAGCTCTTTCAAACCTTTTTAAAACAGCCATGTTCGGAAACGACCCAAACTGGGGAAGGATACTTTCTGCTGTTGGGCAGCTACATTTAGACATAGATTTTTCAAGGGTGAAGCTGTATATAGGTGACTTTCTCATTTATAGCGGACAGCCGGTTGATTACGACAGGGAGAAAGCTGTTCAGTATCTGAAAAATAACAAAGAGATAACGATAGATCTTTATCTTGAAAGGGGCGATTCAGACTGGACTTATTACACCTGTGATCTCACATACAGATATGTTGAGATAAACGCAGAATACACCACCTGA
- a CDS encoding 2Fe-2S iron-sulfur cluster-binding protein: protein MKKIKVNIDGEEVIVPEGTTVLEAIKKLNKLVPTFCYHPKLPVFGGCRICLVYDKKWKRNIIACATPVYEGMEIETQNEKVMNERKFILEMLFTRHPLDCPVCDKAGECDLQNWGTYYGPQKNPSTITPFEKIRPEEDWKSEYFEFVSNRCVLCLRCVSVCKNVVGADTLFQEERGFEILISPDRKPMDQVSSCEACGLCVDVCPVGAILFKPFKYTARAWLLKETVSHCGMCSLQCPVAIDHDGKDVYRIRSTSDLKICAGAYLGYDIYRKNRLTAAMENGQPANPEKVIKKLSVILSEKPEETALILSPYSGNETIETLKDLQKKVPVAITSTVTTTVLPVVEGFNSEVGKYHLLNEDEILQAEKIIIIGNDPSDTNPVISYLFHKNYYEGFTVGKDKKIIYIGNSLGHTKKFNPEVISEDPESLTFEKIKDLKPDENTAIIYSTTTLKGQKAYKLGKLLGHIKKETGSKILILPQETNGFGLINNIQLEYLPDVLKKIKQGKIKNLILIGEDIVDHITDQELQEIFLKLENSAVITPFSDGLALSCSIALGTTIWIEDERTTEGFSGIVKTKKTINGVITEEDIIRKITENIKEVSKTQAEKKEIIQFYDYEGFDYPYISLWDFGYLGRRSDNLMNYRLKRESMVEVKDEH from the coding sequence TTGAAAAAGATAAAGGTTAATATAGACGGGGAAGAAGTTATAGTTCCTGAGGGAACTACTGTCTTGGAGGCGATAAAAAAACTTAACAAATTGGTGCCAACATTCTGCTATCACCCTAAACTTCCTGTGTTTGGTGGGTGCAGGATCTGTCTTGTTTACGACAAAAAATGGAAAAGAAATATAATAGCCTGTGCAACCCCCGTTTATGAAGGTATGGAGATTGAAACCCAGAATGAAAAGGTTATGAATGAGAGAAAGTTTATACTTGAGATGCTTTTCACAAGACACCCCCTTGACTGTCCTGTGTGCGACAAGGCAGGAGAGTGCGATCTGCAGAACTGGGGAACATACTACGGACCCCAAAAAAACCCTTCAACGATAACCCCTTTTGAGAAGATAAGACCAGAGGAAGATTGGAAAAGCGAATATTTTGAGTTTGTTTCAAACAGATGTGTTCTATGCCTCAGATGTGTTAGCGTATGTAAAAATGTTGTTGGGGCAGACACTTTATTTCAGGAGGAGAGGGGCTTTGAGATACTTATATCCCCAGACAGAAAACCTATGGATCAGGTAAGTAGCTGTGAGGCATGCGGTCTGTGTGTTGATGTCTGTCCTGTTGGGGCTATTCTTTTTAAGCCTTTCAAGTATACAGCAAGGGCATGGCTTTTAAAAGAGACAGTATCCCACTGTGGAATGTGTTCTCTCCAGTGTCCTGTTGCTATTGATCACGACGGTAAAGATGTTTACAGAATTAGATCAACATCAGATCTTAAGATATGTGCAGGGGCATATCTTGGTTATGACATATACAGAAAAAACAGGCTTACTGCTGCTATGGAAAACGGTCAGCCTGCAAACCCAGAAAAAGTTATAAAAAAGCTATCCGTTATTCTTTCAGAAAAACCTGAGGAAACTGCCCTAATACTATCTCCTTACTCTGGAAATGAAACGATAGAAACATTGAAAGACCTTCAGAAAAAAGTTCCTGTAGCTATAACATCTACGGTAACAACAACCGTGCTTCCTGTGGTAGAAGGATTTAATTCTGAGGTAGGAAAGTATCATTTATTAAATGAAGATGAGATACTGCAGGCAGAAAAGATAATAATAATCGGAAATGACCCTTCAGACACAAACCCTGTTATCTCTTATCTATTTCACAAAAACTACTATGAAGGTTTCACTGTTGGAAAGGACAAAAAGATAATATACATAGGAAATAGTTTAGGGCATACCAAAAAATTTAACCCTGAAGTTATATCAGAAGATCCAGAAAGTCTAACCTTTGAAAAAATAAAGGATCTAAAACCTGATGAAAATACAGCCATAATCTATTCAACAACAACATTAAAAGGTCAGAAGGCTTACAAACTTGGAAAACTCCTTGGGCATATAAAAAAAGAAACAGGATCAAAAATACTGATACTTCCACAGGAAACGAACGGTTTTGGTCTTATTAACAACATTCAGCTTGAGTATCTTCCAGATGTTTTGAAAAAGATAAAACAGGGAAAGATAAAAAATCTCATTCTTATAGGTGAGGACATAGTGGATCACATAACAGATCAGGAACTTCAGGAGATATTCCTGAAACTTGAAAATTCAGCTGTTATAACACCTTTTTCTGACGGTCTTGCCCTGTCATGCAGTATAGCTTTAGGAACAACGATCTGGATTGAAGACGAAAGAACAACAGAAGGCTTTTCGGGTATTGTAAAAACAAAAAAGACTATAAATGGTGTAATTACTGAAGAAGATATAATAAGGAAAATAACAGAAAACATAAAAGAAGTTTCCAAAACACAAGCAGAAAAAAAAGAGATCATACAGTTTTATGACTACGAAGGGTTTGATTATCCTTATATATCACTGTGGGATTTTGGATATTTAGGGAGAAGATCTGATAACCTTATGAACTACAGGCTTAAAAGGGAGTCAATGGTAGAGGTTAAAGATGAACATTAA